The following are encoded in a window of Platichthys flesus chromosome 19, fPlaFle2.1, whole genome shotgun sequence genomic DNA:
- the sppl3 gene encoding signal peptide peptidase-like 3 isoform X1, producing the protein MAEQGYSSWAYSLVDSSQVSTFLISILLIVYGSFRSLNMDCENQEKDKDGNPITTGAFNGGSNNSECIQTIDSTQALFLPIGASVSLLVMFFFFDSVQVVFTICTAVLATIAFAFLLLPMCQYLTRPCSPQNKCRISFGCCGRFTLAELLSFSLSVLLVLIWVLTGHWLLMDALAMGLCVAMIAFVRLPSLKVSCLLLSGLLIYDVFWVFFSAYIFNSNVMVKVATQPAENPIDVLSRKLHLGPGMGRDVPRLSLPGKLVFPSSSGSHFSMLGIGDIVMPGLLLCFVLRYDNYKKQASGEVPGPGNTPGRMQRVSYFHCTLIGYFVGLLTATVASRIHRAAQPALLYLVPFTLLPLLTMAYLKGDLRRMWSEPFHTKNSGSRFLEV; encoded by the exons GGCGTACTCCCTAGTTGACTCCAGCCAGGTTTCCACCTTCCTCATCTCCATCCTGCTCATCGTCTATGGCAGCTTTAG GTCATTAAACATGGATTGTGAGAACCAGGAGAAGGATAAAGATGGTAACCCTATAACAACGGGTGCTTTTAATGGCGGTTCGAACAACAGTGAGT GTATTCAGACTATAGACTCCACACAGGCCCTGTTTCTCCCCATAGgagcctctgtgtctctgctagttatgttcttcttctttgactCGGTACAGGTGGTCTTCACCATTTGCACTGCTG ttCTTGCAACAATTGCATTTGCATTCCTCTTGTTGCCAATGTGCCAGTATCTGACCAGACCCTGCTCCCCGCAGAACaa aTGCAGGATTTCGTTCGGCTGCTGTGGGCGTTTCACTCTGGCCGAGCTCCTgtccttttccctctctgttttGTTGGTGCTCATCTGGGTGCTGACTGGACACTGGCTTCTCATGGATG CGTTAGCCATGGGCTTGTGTGTCGCCATGATCGCCTTCGTGCGGCTACCCAGTCTGAAGGTGTCTTGCCTGCTGCTGTCAGGACTGCTCATTTATGATGTGTTCTGG GTGTTTTTCTCAGCCTACATCTTTAATAGTAATGTGATGGTCAAAGTTGCCACCCAACCTGCTGAAAACCCCATAGATGTTCTGTCCAGGAAGCTCCACTTGGGGCCAGGGATGGGCCGTGACGTCCCCCGCCTCTCACTACCGGGCAAACTCGTCTTTCCCAG TTCCAGTGGAAGTCACTTCTCAATGCTGGGAATTGGAGACATCGTGATGCCCGGGCTGCTGTTATGTTTCGTCCTTCGGTACGACAACTACAAGAAGCAAGCGTCAGGGGAAGTCCCGGGGCCTGGTAACACACCCGGACGCATGCAGCGCGTCTCCTATTTCCACTGCACCCTCATCGGATACTTTGTGG GTCTGCTGACTGCCACTGTGGCCTCCAGGATCCATCGTGCTGCTCAGCCCGCTCTGCTTTACCTGGTGCCCTTCACCCTGCTGCCTCTGCTCACTATGGCCTACCTGAAG GGGGATTTGCGGCGCATGTGGTCCGAGCCCTTCCATACCAAGAACAGCGGCTCCCGCTTCCTGGAGGTATGA
- the sppl3 gene encoding signal peptide peptidase-like 3 isoform X2 — protein MAEQGYSSWAYSLVDSSQVSTFLISILLIVYGSFRSLNMDCENQEKDKDGNPITTGAFNGGSNNSECIQTIDSTQALFLPIGASVSLLVMFFFFDSVQVVFTICTAVLATIAFAFLLLPMCQYLTRPCSPQNKISFGCCGRFTLAELLSFSLSVLLVLIWVLTGHWLLMDALAMGLCVAMIAFVRLPSLKVSCLLLSGLLIYDVFWVFFSAYIFNSNVMVKVATQPAENPIDVLSRKLHLGPGMGRDVPRLSLPGKLVFPSSSGSHFSMLGIGDIVMPGLLLCFVLRYDNYKKQASGEVPGPGNTPGRMQRVSYFHCTLIGYFVGLLTATVASRIHRAAQPALLYLVPFTLLPLLTMAYLKGDLRRMWSEPFHTKNSGSRFLEV, from the exons GGCGTACTCCCTAGTTGACTCCAGCCAGGTTTCCACCTTCCTCATCTCCATCCTGCTCATCGTCTATGGCAGCTTTAG GTCATTAAACATGGATTGTGAGAACCAGGAGAAGGATAAAGATGGTAACCCTATAACAACGGGTGCTTTTAATGGCGGTTCGAACAACAGTGAGT GTATTCAGACTATAGACTCCACACAGGCCCTGTTTCTCCCCATAGgagcctctgtgtctctgctagttatgttcttcttctttgactCGGTACAGGTGGTCTTCACCATTTGCACTGCTG ttCTTGCAACAATTGCATTTGCATTCCTCTTGTTGCCAATGTGCCAGTATCTGACCAGACCCTGCTCCCCGCAGAACaa GATTTCGTTCGGCTGCTGTGGGCGTTTCACTCTGGCCGAGCTCCTgtccttttccctctctgttttGTTGGTGCTCATCTGGGTGCTGACTGGACACTGGCTTCTCATGGATG CGTTAGCCATGGGCTTGTGTGTCGCCATGATCGCCTTCGTGCGGCTACCCAGTCTGAAGGTGTCTTGCCTGCTGCTGTCAGGACTGCTCATTTATGATGTGTTCTGG GTGTTTTTCTCAGCCTACATCTTTAATAGTAATGTGATGGTCAAAGTTGCCACCCAACCTGCTGAAAACCCCATAGATGTTCTGTCCAGGAAGCTCCACTTGGGGCCAGGGATGGGCCGTGACGTCCCCCGCCTCTCACTACCGGGCAAACTCGTCTTTCCCAG TTCCAGTGGAAGTCACTTCTCAATGCTGGGAATTGGAGACATCGTGATGCCCGGGCTGCTGTTATGTTTCGTCCTTCGGTACGACAACTACAAGAAGCAAGCGTCAGGGGAAGTCCCGGGGCCTGGTAACACACCCGGACGCATGCAGCGCGTCTCCTATTTCCACTGCACCCTCATCGGATACTTTGTGG GTCTGCTGACTGCCACTGTGGCCTCCAGGATCCATCGTGCTGCTCAGCCCGCTCTGCTTTACCTGGTGCCCTTCACCCTGCTGCCTCTGCTCACTATGGCCTACCTGAAG GGGGATTTGCGGCGCATGTGGTCCGAGCCCTTCCATACCAAGAACAGCGGCTCCCGCTTCCTGGAGGTATGA
- the sppl3 gene encoding signal peptide peptidase-like 3 isoform X4 → MAEQGYSSWAYSLVDSSQVSTFLISILLIVYGSFRSLNMDCENQEKDKDGNPITTGAFNGGSNNSIQTIDSTQALFLPIGASVSLLVMFFFFDSVQVVFTICTAVLATIAFAFLLLPMCQYLTRPCSPQNKISFGCCGRFTLAELLSFSLSVLLVLIWVLTGHWLLMDALAMGLCVAMIAFVRLPSLKVSCLLLSGLLIYDVFWVFFSAYIFNSNVMVKVATQPAENPIDVLSRKLHLGPGMGRDVPRLSLPGKLVFPSSSGSHFSMLGIGDIVMPGLLLCFVLRYDNYKKQASGEVPGPGNTPGRMQRVSYFHCTLIGYFVGLLTATVASRIHRAAQPALLYLVPFTLLPLLTMAYLKGDLRRMWSEPFHTKNSGSRFLEV, encoded by the exons GGCGTACTCCCTAGTTGACTCCAGCCAGGTTTCCACCTTCCTCATCTCCATCCTGCTCATCGTCTATGGCAGCTTTAG GTCATTAAACATGGATTGTGAGAACCAGGAGAAGGATAAAGATGGTAACCCTATAACAACGGGTGCTTTTAATGGCGGTTCGAACAACA GTATTCAGACTATAGACTCCACACAGGCCCTGTTTCTCCCCATAGgagcctctgtgtctctgctagttatgttcttcttctttgactCGGTACAGGTGGTCTTCACCATTTGCACTGCTG ttCTTGCAACAATTGCATTTGCATTCCTCTTGTTGCCAATGTGCCAGTATCTGACCAGACCCTGCTCCCCGCAGAACaa GATTTCGTTCGGCTGCTGTGGGCGTTTCACTCTGGCCGAGCTCCTgtccttttccctctctgttttGTTGGTGCTCATCTGGGTGCTGACTGGACACTGGCTTCTCATGGATG CGTTAGCCATGGGCTTGTGTGTCGCCATGATCGCCTTCGTGCGGCTACCCAGTCTGAAGGTGTCTTGCCTGCTGCTGTCAGGACTGCTCATTTATGATGTGTTCTGG GTGTTTTTCTCAGCCTACATCTTTAATAGTAATGTGATGGTCAAAGTTGCCACCCAACCTGCTGAAAACCCCATAGATGTTCTGTCCAGGAAGCTCCACTTGGGGCCAGGGATGGGCCGTGACGTCCCCCGCCTCTCACTACCGGGCAAACTCGTCTTTCCCAG TTCCAGTGGAAGTCACTTCTCAATGCTGGGAATTGGAGACATCGTGATGCCCGGGCTGCTGTTATGTTTCGTCCTTCGGTACGACAACTACAAGAAGCAAGCGTCAGGGGAAGTCCCGGGGCCTGGTAACACACCCGGACGCATGCAGCGCGTCTCCTATTTCCACTGCACCCTCATCGGATACTTTGTGG GTCTGCTGACTGCCACTGTGGCCTCCAGGATCCATCGTGCTGCTCAGCCCGCTCTGCTTTACCTGGTGCCCTTCACCCTGCTGCCTCTGCTCACTATGGCCTACCTGAAG GGGGATTTGCGGCGCATGTGGTCCGAGCCCTTCCATACCAAGAACAGCGGCTCCCGCTTCCTGGAGGTATGA
- the sppl3 gene encoding signal peptide peptidase-like 3 isoform X3, translating to MAEQGYSSWAYSLVDSSQVSTFLISILLIVYGSFRSLNMDCENQEKDKDGNPITTGAFNGGSNNSIQTIDSTQALFLPIGASVSLLVMFFFFDSVQVVFTICTAVLATIAFAFLLLPMCQYLTRPCSPQNKCRISFGCCGRFTLAELLSFSLSVLLVLIWVLTGHWLLMDALAMGLCVAMIAFVRLPSLKVSCLLLSGLLIYDVFWVFFSAYIFNSNVMVKVATQPAENPIDVLSRKLHLGPGMGRDVPRLSLPGKLVFPSSSGSHFSMLGIGDIVMPGLLLCFVLRYDNYKKQASGEVPGPGNTPGRMQRVSYFHCTLIGYFVGLLTATVASRIHRAAQPALLYLVPFTLLPLLTMAYLKGDLRRMWSEPFHTKNSGSRFLEV from the exons GGCGTACTCCCTAGTTGACTCCAGCCAGGTTTCCACCTTCCTCATCTCCATCCTGCTCATCGTCTATGGCAGCTTTAG GTCATTAAACATGGATTGTGAGAACCAGGAGAAGGATAAAGATGGTAACCCTATAACAACGGGTGCTTTTAATGGCGGTTCGAACAACA GTATTCAGACTATAGACTCCACACAGGCCCTGTTTCTCCCCATAGgagcctctgtgtctctgctagttatgttcttcttctttgactCGGTACAGGTGGTCTTCACCATTTGCACTGCTG ttCTTGCAACAATTGCATTTGCATTCCTCTTGTTGCCAATGTGCCAGTATCTGACCAGACCCTGCTCCCCGCAGAACaa aTGCAGGATTTCGTTCGGCTGCTGTGGGCGTTTCACTCTGGCCGAGCTCCTgtccttttccctctctgttttGTTGGTGCTCATCTGGGTGCTGACTGGACACTGGCTTCTCATGGATG CGTTAGCCATGGGCTTGTGTGTCGCCATGATCGCCTTCGTGCGGCTACCCAGTCTGAAGGTGTCTTGCCTGCTGCTGTCAGGACTGCTCATTTATGATGTGTTCTGG GTGTTTTTCTCAGCCTACATCTTTAATAGTAATGTGATGGTCAAAGTTGCCACCCAACCTGCTGAAAACCCCATAGATGTTCTGTCCAGGAAGCTCCACTTGGGGCCAGGGATGGGCCGTGACGTCCCCCGCCTCTCACTACCGGGCAAACTCGTCTTTCCCAG TTCCAGTGGAAGTCACTTCTCAATGCTGGGAATTGGAGACATCGTGATGCCCGGGCTGCTGTTATGTTTCGTCCTTCGGTACGACAACTACAAGAAGCAAGCGTCAGGGGAAGTCCCGGGGCCTGGTAACACACCCGGACGCATGCAGCGCGTCTCCTATTTCCACTGCACCCTCATCGGATACTTTGTGG GTCTGCTGACTGCCACTGTGGCCTCCAGGATCCATCGTGCTGCTCAGCCCGCTCTGCTTTACCTGGTGCCCTTCACCCTGCTGCCTCTGCTCACTATGGCCTACCTGAAG GGGGATTTGCGGCGCATGTGGTCCGAGCCCTTCCATACCAAGAACAGCGGCTCCCGCTTCCTGGAGGTATGA